AATGATGCGCCGTCGCCTGACTGCGGCACAGGTTGAAGATCCAAGCCTGAACATCAGCGATGAAATTCTTTCGCATGTTGCCCGCACCGTCACCGGATCGGGGCGTGAGCTGGAAGGCGCGTTTAACCAGCTTCTGTTCCGTCAGTCGTTTGAGCCTAATCTTTCGATTGATCGCGTTGATGAATTGCTCGGTCATTTGACCCGCGTTGGTGAGCCAAAGCGCATTCGCATTGAAGAAATTCAGCGCATCGTTGCACGCCATTACAACGTCTCGAAGCAGGATTTGCTGTCGAGCCGCCGCACCCGCACCATCGTCAAGCCGCGCCAGGTTGCCATGTATCTGGCCAAGATGTTGACACCGCGCTCTCTGCCGGAAATTGGCCGACGCTTTGGCGGTCGCGATCACACCACCGTTCTTCACGCGGTTCGCAAGATCGAAGATCTGGTCGGTGCTGACGCCAAGCTTGCGCAGGAATTGGAATTGTTGAAACGTCTGATTAACGATCAGGCTGCCTAGTTTCGCAGACATCCCCGCTGTTCACAGTGGTTATCAACAAAAAGCCCATACCGTGTCGATTTGAGATGCGGCATGGGCTTGCTTTTAAGCTTATAAATCTGGCACTCTAACAAACCTTCGGGCGCGGTAAGTGCCTTATTGATAAGGGTGTCTGCTCGTCGCGCGGTTGCCCAGTCCTAGAGAGCGAGTGCGTTTCAATATGCGTGTAACCCTGGAACGGTCGAACCTTCTTAAATCCCTCAATCACGTGCATCGCGTTGTTGAACGCCGCAACACGATTCCGATTCTGTCCAATGTGCTTTTGCAAGCCGAGGGCGCGAGCCTTGCACTGAAAGCCACCGACCTTGACCTTGAAGTCAACGAAGCAACGGCTGCGATGGTCGAACAGTCCGGCGCTACGACAGTTCCAGCACATCTGCTTTACGATATCGTGCGCAAGCTTCCCGACGGCGCAGAGGTGATGTTGTCGACCAATCCTGATGGCGGCTCGATGTCGGTTGTCTCAGGCAAGTCGTCATTCCGCTTGCAATGCTTGCCACAGTCCGATTTCCCGGAACTGACTTCGGGTTCATTTACCCATACGTTCCGCATTGAAGCGCAGGCTTTGAAGCGTTTGATTGATCGCACCCAATTTGCGATCTCGACGGAGGAAACCCGGTATTACCTCAACGGTATTTATTTTCACCCGATTGAAAGCGACGGGGCGCTCAAGCTCCGTGCAGTAGCGACCGATGGTCATCGTCTGGCGCGTGCTGAACTTGAAGCACCTTCGGGCACGGAAGGCATGCCGGGTATCATCATTCCGCGCAAAACCGTCGCAGAGCTTCAGAAGCTCGTCGACGTGCCCGATACGGTTGTGGGTGTGGAGTTATCTGACGCAAAGATCAGATTTACTGTTGGTTCGGTTGTTCTGACGTCCAAGCTGATCGACGGTACATTCCCGGATTATCAGCGCGTGATTCCTTCGGGCAATGATAAGAAGCTCACGATTGGCCGTCAGGATTTTGCAGCTTCCGTTGATCGTGTTTCGACAATTTCGAGCGAGCGCGGCCGTGCGGTCAAGCTTTCGATTGCCGATGGTCAGCTGACGCTCACCGTCAACAATCCCGATTCGGGCAGCGCGACGGACGAACTTGCAGCCGATTATAATGATGATCCAATCGACATCGGCTTCAACTCGAAATATCTGCTCGATATCACCAGTCAGCTTTCGGGCTCGGATGCGGTCTTCATGCTGGCTGATGCTGGCTCGCCAACGCTTGTACGCGATACCGGCGATGAAGATGTGCTCTATGTTCTGATGCCGATGCGCGTCTAGGGCGTCTATTCAGGCTCTGGCGGCCTGCAAATGGCGCTTTTCTCCGCATCCGGTGCTCACGTACTATCAGTACGCTGCGCTCCGGTTCTCGAAAACCACCATTTTCGGCTCGCCATAACCAGAATAGCGACAGCCCTTAAAGAAGCGGATAGTGGAAACAAGAAACAACATAGAAAGCCGCCCGGATCGAGTATCGGTCCGGCGGCTTAAACTTTCTGATTTCCGTAACTATGCGGAACTCACGCTTCCACTCGGCCCCGGACATGTGGTGCTGACAGGCGAAAACGGCTCCGGCAAAACCAATCTTATTGAAGCGCTTTCTTTTCTATCTCCCGGGCGGGGGCTG
This genomic stretch from Brucella pseudogrignonensis harbors:
- the dnaN gene encoding DNA polymerase III subunit beta gives rise to the protein MRVTLERSNLLKSLNHVHRVVERRNTIPILSNVLLQAEGASLALKATDLDLEVNEATAAMVEQSGATTVPAHLLYDIVRKLPDGAEVMLSTNPDGGSMSVVSGKSSFRLQCLPQSDFPELTSGSFTHTFRIEAQALKRLIDRTQFAISTEETRYYLNGIYFHPIESDGALKLRAVATDGHRLARAELEAPSGTEGMPGIIIPRKTVAELQKLVDVPDTVVGVELSDAKIRFTVGSVVLTSKLIDGTFPDYQRVIPSGNDKKLTIGRQDFAASVDRVSTISSERGRAVKLSIADGQLTLTVNNPDSGSATDELAADYNDDPIDIGFNSKYLLDITSQLSGSDAVFMLADAGSPTLVRDTGDEDVLYVLMPMRV